A window of the Candidatus Aminicenantes bacterium genome harbors these coding sequences:
- a CDS encoding serine/threonine protein kinase, translating to MAGNDSRPTHLGGKKFDRVEMGPLELVYFNLVKLKPGTIINGRYRIKRLIGKGGFGIIFEALDITLGTSMAVKFLNPELTKEDRKFLRVTREINIARKISDERIIKVFSLESWRGIHFLVMELASGRSLKSLLEDKCPLTWAEFKDIFINILEAVAVLHCNGIVHRDLKPANILIDENKRIKILDFGLAKEVMDMEKTSTVGEIVGSPYYMSPEQIRGNAIGYASDVYQLGLILCRVLTNRHPFESSSTMEMISKQLAKKPDPPQVDKGSLPPFLYIGIEKALEKAPERRFRDAGTMADFFRKQKVSRLRRGLLTLNRRPLKAGLIGMILSATIFFGFQATFGSQKIHRFISREGVLQARNRLGIQLWKKDFSPFHVFAAYSTKLSAPLLLGTGSSPEIPFLDLGDDPVTIALLAPPLEKPFPVEMSIADDTLMCRLAIVSSTGKLLKKEPLSGHYDAYDYVQITRPHAFQNHGLNASGETCVSFTLQQYQGMHPSALIYMEGLEKYVYTHPGRFTAALLERNDEKVSFMLVGINNLIAHSQFISEFVFDKSTTSTRLLKGIPSMASGQRNNVPDEDRLFFLPFRARILKNRWREEGRARFTEQANGDLLDFDRDGRLTMQSTRGSTVYSDRLDTLRRLYTLVNMSFQEKLVKHNPRNALALINQAGSFSIENPFLRSIVLYLKGDLEIALGRYGDGEKTLQQALSIYPGNKDACERLCEMEMLRGDTPAALTRLTDSRSDSTQFWGFAVFGVNLFKGYLFLHTGLFNQAEAEFNRIGNRVEDIAQFCLATKAFFGGDYEIAQTRLLELEQMALDAVDVRELRLLLGRTLLLNSGNREKARFLFNDISYNSLDFGHLAEVSSCYLLARAGRTAEAAQSAQTAFERLREKARGDFITRLWLFYDAYVYGLVMEMAGDSEQAERGFRECIAANPHTELAAKARKWLSKKQRS from the coding sequence ATGGCTGGAAACGACAGTAGACCCACCCACCTGGGCGGAAAGAAGTTTGATCGGGTCGAGATGGGCCCGCTGGAACTTGTCTACTTCAACCTGGTCAAGTTAAAGCCGGGCACAATCATCAACGGCCGCTACCGCATAAAAAGGCTGATCGGCAAAGGCGGGTTCGGCATCATTTTCGAGGCACTTGACATCACCCTGGGCACAAGTATGGCGGTTAAGTTCCTCAATCCCGAGTTGACGAAGGAAGACAGGAAATTTCTGCGCGTCACGCGCGAGATCAATATCGCGCGCAAGATCAGCGACGAACGCATTATCAAGGTGTTTTCACTGGAAAGTTGGCGCGGAATCCATTTCCTGGTCATGGAACTCGCCTCCGGACGCAGCCTGAAGTCGCTCCTGGAAGATAAATGTCCCTTGACCTGGGCGGAATTCAAGGACATATTTATCAACATCCTGGAAGCGGTGGCCGTGTTGCACTGCAACGGTATCGTTCATAGGGACCTGAAGCCGGCCAATATCCTGATCGATGAAAACAAGCGCATCAAGATCCTCGATTTTGGTTTGGCCAAAGAGGTCATGGACATGGAAAAGACCTCAACTGTCGGCGAAATCGTAGGATCGCCCTATTACATGTCACCTGAACAAATCCGCGGGAACGCCATCGGGTACGCCTCGGATGTGTACCAGCTGGGATTGATCCTCTGCCGCGTACTGACAAACCGTCATCCCTTCGAAAGCTCAAGCACCATGGAAATGATTTCCAAGCAACTCGCCAAAAAGCCGGATCCGCCGCAAGTGGATAAGGGCAGCTTGCCGCCTTTCCTCTATATCGGGATTGAGAAAGCCCTGGAAAAGGCCCCGGAGCGACGCTTCCGTGACGCCGGCACCATGGCCGATTTCTTTCGCAAGCAAAAGGTCTCCCGGTTACGCCGCGGGCTGCTGACCCTGAACCGCAGGCCGCTGAAAGCGGGCCTGATCGGCATGATTCTAAGCGCTACTATTTTTTTTGGTTTTCAGGCAACTTTCGGCTCCCAAAAGATCCACAGGTTCATTTCCCGGGAAGGTGTTCTTCAGGCCCGCAACCGCCTGGGCATCCAACTATGGAAAAAAGATTTTTCCCCGTTCCACGTCTTTGCCGCTTATTCCACCAAGCTCTCGGCGCCCCTACTACTGGGAACGGGCAGTTCCCCCGAAATTCCCTTCCTTGACCTGGGAGATGATCCGGTTACGATTGCCCTCCTGGCTCCACCCCTGGAAAAGCCTTTTCCGGTTGAGATGTCCATTGCGGATGACACCCTCATGTGCCGACTGGCCATCGTGTCATCCACCGGCAAACTGTTAAAAAAGGAACCCCTGTCCGGCCACTATGACGCATACGATTACGTTCAGATCACCAGGCCCCATGCTTTCCAAAATCACGGCTTGAACGCCAGCGGGGAAACCTGCGTTTCTTTCACCCTGCAGCAGTATCAGGGCATGCATCCTTCTGCCCTGATATACATGGAGGGCCTCGAAAAATACGTGTACACCCATCCGGGGAGATTCACAGCCGCCCTGCTGGAACGAAACGATGAAAAAGTGTCTTTTATGTTGGTCGGAATCAACAACCTGATCGCCCACAGTCAATTTATATCTGAATTTGTGTTTGACAAATCCACAACCAGCACACGTCTGCTCAAGGGCATTCCCAGCATGGCTTCTGGTCAACGTAACAATGTCCCTGATGAAGACCGGCTCTTTTTCCTGCCATTTCGGGCACGAATACTGAAAAACCGCTGGCGTGAAGAGGGGCGCGCCCGCTTTACCGAACAAGCCAACGGAGATTTACTCGATTTCGACCGCGACGGGCGCCTGACCATGCAGTCCACAAGGGGGAGCACGGTTTATTCCGATCGGCTTGATACGCTGCGCCGGCTCTATACGCTTGTGAATATGAGCTTTCAGGAAAAGCTAGTAAAACACAATCCACGGAATGCGCTGGCCTTGATCAATCAAGCCGGCTCTTTCTCTATCGAAAACCCCTTCCTGCGCTCAATTGTCCTCTACTTGAAAGGCGACCTGGAGATCGCACTCGGGCGCTATGGGGATGGAGAAAAGACCCTGCAGCAAGCGTTGTCGATTTATCCCGGTAACAAGGATGCCTGTGAGAGGCTCTGTGAAATGGAAATGCTCCGGGGTGACACGCCGGCCGCCCTCACCCGCCTGACCGACAGCCGCTCAGACAGCACACAGTTCTGGGGTTTTGCCGTTTTTGGTGTGAACTTGTTTAAAGGCTATCTGTTTCTGCACACAGGCCTGTTCAACCAAGCCGAAGCCGAGTTTAACCGTATCGGGAATAGAGTAGAGGACATTGCTCAATTCTGCCTGGCAACCAAAGCCTTTTTCGGAGGTGATTACGAAATAGCACAAACCCGCCTGCTTGAGTTGGAGCAAATGGCCCTTGACGCTGTTGACGTGCGCGAGCTGCGATTGCTATTGGGCCGCACCTTGTTGCTGAACTCCGGAAACAGGGAAAAAGCGCGATTTTTATTTAATGACATCTCTTACAACTCGCTGGATTTCGGTCACTTGGCTGAAGTTTCATCCTGCTATCTCCTGGCACGTGCCGGCCGGACAGCCGAAGCGGCGCAATCCGCCCAAACGGCTTTTGAACGTCTGAGAGAGAAGGCACGCGGTGATTTCATAACCCGGCTGTGGTTATTCTACGATGCATACGTGTACGGCCTTGTCATGGAGATGGCCGGAGACAGCGAACAGGCGGAACGCGGTTTCAGGGAATGCATCGCGGCCAATCCGCACACGGAATTGGCCGCGAAGGCAAGGAAATGGTTGAGCAAAAAGCAAAGATCATAA
- the radC gene encoding DNA repair protein RadC → MTLKIAEQYVYDRPREKLAQKGPPALSDRELVALILRSGTQKRHVYALADEVLNLVRREDGNVTMAQLETISGMGPARAAAVAATLELARRFNDRRGRGVHRPEDVLPLVVDIQEKTQEHFLVITLDGAHHLVRRRTVFVGTLNQSLVHPREVFCGAISDRAAAVVLVHNHPSGKVIPSPEDLETTRRLVRAGRLLGIPVLDHIIVGRGNWSRIETHGM, encoded by the coding sequence ATGACCTTGAAGATCGCGGAACAATACGTGTACGACCGCCCGCGGGAGAAACTGGCGCAAAAGGGCCCGCCGGCGCTGTCCGACCGCGAGCTGGTGGCTTTGATCCTGCGCAGCGGCACGCAGAAACGGCATGTGTATGCCCTGGCGGATGAAGTGTTGAACCTGGTGCGCCGCGAGGACGGAAACGTCACCATGGCGCAATTAGAGACCATCAGCGGCATGGGGCCGGCCCGGGCCGCTGCTGTGGCCGCGACCCTGGAACTGGCCCGGCGCTTCAACGATCGCCGCGGCCGTGGCGTTCACCGTCCCGAAGATGTTTTGCCCCTGGTGGTGGACATCCAGGAGAAAACCCAGGAACATTTTTTGGTCATCACCCTCGACGGCGCCCACCACCTGGTGCGCCGCCGCACTGTTTTTGTAGGCACCCTCAACCAGTCTCTGGTCCATCCCAGAGAAGTTTTCTGCGGAGCCATATCCGACCGTGCCGCCGCGGTTGTGCTGGTTCACAATCATCCCTCCGGCAAAGTCATCCCCAGCCCGGAAGACCTGGAAACCACGCGTCGCCTGGTGCGGGCGGGGCGCCTGCTGGGTATCCCCGTATTGGATCACATCATCGTCGGCCGGGGAAACTGGAGCCGTATCGAGACCCACGGGATGTAA
- a CDS encoding Glu/Leu/Phe/Val dehydrogenase — MPEYNAFDTARAQFDHIAEVLDLDSATCALLRDTLREYHFSIPVTMDDGSIQVFRGFRVVHNDARGPAKGGIRFHPQETIDTVRAMAMWMTWKCAVVNIPLGGAKGGVICDPHHLSLTEQERLCRGWVRKVARDVGPLSDVPAPDMMTNARHMLWMLDEYEAIYGDKYPGFITGKPVDMGGSLGRVESTGYGLVFALREALKELNIRPGDTRASVQGFGNVARHAIDLYTQLGGTVTTVACWNPETEAGVTFRKKVGINLDELLPITDSFGGISIDQARDLGYEVLDADAWLEQEVEILIPAALENQIHAGNVEHIHRNVRIMAEGANGPTSVEADAVIRERGIFVIPDFLANAGGVTCSYFEQVQSNMNYYWEKDEVLGKLDTKMTAAFIRVSELARRKKLQMRDAAYVIAVDSVARACHNRGWV; from the coding sequence ATGCCTGAATACAACGCCTTTGATACCGCCCGCGCCCAGTTTGATCACATCGCGGAGGTTTTGGACCTGGATAGCGCCACCTGCGCCCTGTTGCGGGATACGCTACGGGAATACCATTTCAGCATTCCCGTAACAATGGACGACGGCTCCATCCAGGTGTTCCGGGGCTTTCGCGTGGTGCACAACGATGCCCGGGGACCGGCCAAAGGGGGGATTCGTTTTCATCCCCAGGAAACCATAGACACGGTGCGTGCTATGGCCATGTGGATGACCTGGAAATGCGCGGTGGTCAACATTCCCCTGGGCGGAGCCAAGGGTGGGGTGATTTGTGACCCTCACCACTTGAGCCTGACGGAGCAGGAACGGTTGTGTCGCGGCTGGGTACGAAAAGTCGCGCGCGACGTCGGCCCCCTGTCGGATGTACCCGCCCCGGACATGATGACCAACGCCCGCCACATGCTGTGGATGCTGGACGAGTATGAGGCCATATACGGAGACAAGTACCCGGGTTTCATTACCGGCAAGCCGGTAGACATGGGGGGATCCCTGGGCCGGGTGGAATCAACCGGATACGGATTGGTTTTCGCGCTGCGGGAAGCCCTGAAAGAGTTGAATATCCGGCCCGGGGATACGCGCGCCAGCGTTCAGGGATTCGGAAACGTGGCGCGTCACGCCATTGATCTCTATACACAACTGGGTGGAACTGTAACAACCGTGGCCTGTTGGAACCCGGAAACGGAGGCCGGGGTAACCTTCCGCAAGAAAGTGGGCATCAATCTGGATGAACTGCTGCCCATTACCGACAGTTTCGGCGGCATCAGCATTGATCAGGCCCGGGACCTGGGCTACGAAGTGCTGGATGCCGACGCCTGGCTGGAACAGGAGGTGGAGATTCTGATCCCCGCCGCCCTGGAGAACCAGATCCACGCGGGCAACGTGGAACACATCCACCGCAACGTGCGCATCATGGCGGAAGGTGCCAACGGCCCCACGTCGGTTGAAGCCGATGCCGTGATCCGGGAGCGCGGCATTTTCGTAATTCCCGACTTCCTGGCCAACGCCGGCGGTGTCACCTGCAGCTACTTTGAACAGGTGCAGAGCAACATGAATTACTACTGGGAAAAAGACGAGGTGCTGGGCAAGTTGGACACCAAGATGACCGCGGCGTTTATCCGCGTCAGTGAACTGGCTCGCCGCAAGAAACTGCAGATGCGGGATGCCGCTTACGTGATCGCCGTTGATAGTGTGGCCCGGGCATGCCACAACCGCGGCTGGGTGTAA
- a CDS encoding pyruvate, phosphate dikinase, with protein sequence MNDGKPMDGLMRDLQERAKELNCLYMVEEVLSETRDDLDAMFRGLLHVIPDGWQFPELCQVKLEYQEQSWFTRDYEDTPWQQTVDIVVQEKPVGRITVSYREEVPASKDGIFLKEETRLINSIAERIGHTVLHRELKEVYQEWRQAGNMINHRQDQWEVIVDLLQKTDKKLFIYLSHKMLHYLCWNGVESAKTLLQSFSGRGQLNEKELLEDDNRPQAKQTMDNLYLIGRQVFHIAARNLKSDVILSHVQKWIQEDKSRFLVRAIDDPSSSLPEIIDSITRYRFMHAEGITLSPSIEKGLKVSLVRRFFSDQLEFINVAKEHIDVEDYYDLIPHVIFPQGSHGKLGGKSAGLFLADRILCKSPEFETLFPNLKVPKTWYISSDGLITFLYYNNLEEVIEQKYKNVDEITLEYPNIIQIFKNSHFPPEIIRGLSMALDDLGETPIIVRSSSLLEDRLGAAFSGKYKSLFLANRGSKTERLDALKDAIAEIYASTFSPDPIEYRTERGLLDFFEEMGIMIQEVVGHKVGDFFLPTFAGVAFSHNEFRWSARIEREDGLIRMVPGLGTRAVDRVADDYPCLIAPGKPDLRVNVTPEEVQRYSPRYVDLINLKTNSFQTMEIRELLRLHGDDINGIHRVVSIKDGDMITPPTSIMNIDFENHELVANFEGLIQRTPFISRMRNLLNLLKQKIGCPVDVEFAHDGTHLYLLQCRPQSYSRDIQPSPIPKDIPIQDTVFTANRYISNGSIPDITHVVYVDPDGYNNLSSHQELKRVGTVVGRLNKLLPKRQFILMGPGRWGSRGDIKLGVSVTYSEINNTAALVEVAKKKGNYTPDLSFGTHFFQDLVEASIRYLPLYPDDPDAVFNERFFTSQPNILKEMLPEFAPLENAVRVIDIPSGNRGRILKILMNADLNRCVAMLADPGVMVSEVQQQEPATTTGGRHEEYWRWRLHMAEQIAGKLDGKRFGVRNIYLFGSTKNGTAGPGSDIDLLVHFSGTKKQREELVLWLDGWSRALGEINHLRTGYPAEGLLDIHFVTDKDIENRTSYAVKIGAVTDAARPLEMKTKKVEELKREEVEKR encoded by the coding sequence ATGAATGACGGCAAACCCATGGACGGCCTGATGCGGGACCTGCAGGAACGCGCCAAGGAACTCAATTGCCTGTACATGGTTGAAGAGGTTCTCAGCGAAACCCGGGATGACCTGGACGCCATGTTCCGCGGCCTGTTGCACGTCATCCCCGACGGCTGGCAATTCCCCGAACTCTGCCAGGTCAAACTGGAATACCAGGAGCAATCCTGGTTTACCCGGGACTACGAAGATACGCCGTGGCAACAGACCGTCGACATCGTGGTTCAGGAAAAGCCCGTCGGCCGCATCACCGTGTCTTACCGAGAAGAGGTTCCGGCTTCCAAAGACGGGATATTCCTCAAAGAAGAGACCCGCTTGATCAACTCCATAGCCGAACGCATCGGCCACACGGTGCTGCACCGGGAGCTCAAAGAGGTTTACCAGGAATGGCGACAGGCCGGCAACATGATCAACCACCGCCAGGACCAGTGGGAAGTCATCGTGGACCTGCTGCAGAAAACCGACAAAAAGCTTTTTATCTACCTCTCCCACAAGATGCTCCACTACCTGTGCTGGAACGGGGTGGAAAGCGCGAAAACCCTGTTGCAGAGTTTCAGCGGACGCGGGCAACTCAACGAGAAAGAGTTGCTGGAAGACGACAACCGTCCCCAGGCCAAGCAGACTATGGACAACCTCTACCTGATCGGGCGCCAGGTCTTTCACATCGCCGCGCGCAACCTCAAGTCAGACGTCATCCTCTCTCATGTGCAGAAATGGATCCAGGAAGACAAATCCCGGTTCCTGGTACGGGCTATCGACGACCCCAGCTCGTCACTGCCCGAAATCATCGACTCCATCACCCGCTACCGTTTCATGCACGCCGAGGGCATCACGCTGTCGCCCTCGATTGAGAAAGGCCTGAAGGTCTCGCTGGTTCGACGCTTCTTTTCCGACCAGTTGGAGTTCATCAACGTGGCCAAGGAACACATCGATGTGGAGGACTACTACGACCTGATCCCCCACGTCATCTTCCCCCAGGGCAGCCACGGCAAACTGGGGGGGAAAAGCGCCGGCCTCTTCCTGGCGGACCGTATCCTGTGCAAAAGCCCGGAATTCGAGACCCTCTTCCCCAACCTGAAAGTACCCAAGACCTGGTATATCTCCTCAGACGGATTGATCACCTTCCTGTATTACAACAATCTGGAAGAGGTAATCGAACAGAAATACAAGAACGTGGATGAAATCACCCTGGAATACCCCAACATTATCCAGATATTCAAGAATTCCCATTTTCCGCCGGAGATCATCCGCGGACTCTCGATGGCCCTGGATGACCTGGGAGAAACCCCCATCATCGTACGCAGTTCGAGCCTGCTGGAAGACCGTTTGGGTGCCGCGTTTTCCGGTAAGTACAAGAGCCTGTTCCTGGCCAACCGCGGTTCCAAGACGGAACGCCTGGACGCCCTGAAAGACGCCATCGCGGAGATCTACGCCTCGACATTCTCCCCCGATCCCATTGAATATCGCACCGAGCGGGGCCTGCTGGATTTCTTTGAAGAAATGGGCATCATGATCCAGGAAGTGGTTGGGCACAAAGTCGGTGACTTCTTTTTGCCCACTTTCGCCGGCGTGGCTTTCAGTCACAACGAGTTCCGCTGGTCGGCACGCATTGAACGCGAAGACGGATTGATCCGCATGGTACCCGGACTTGGCACTCGCGCGGTGGACCGGGTGGCTGATGATTATCCCTGCCTGATCGCCCCGGGGAAACCCGACCTGCGGGTGAATGTAACACCGGAAGAGGTCCAGCGCTACTCCCCACGATACGTGGACTTGATCAACCTGAAAACCAACTCTTTCCAAACCATGGAGATCCGGGAACTGTTGCGGCTTCACGGAGATGACATCAACGGCATCCACCGCGTGGTATCCATCAAGGATGGAGATATGATTACTCCCCCCACATCGATAATGAACATCGATTTCGAAAACCACGAACTGGTGGCCAACTTTGAGGGTTTGATTCAGCGTACGCCGTTTATCAGCCGCATGCGCAACCTGCTGAACCTGTTAAAGCAAAAAATCGGCTGCCCGGTGGATGTGGAATTCGCCCATGACGGCACCCACCTCTACTTGCTGCAGTGCCGGCCGCAGAGCTATTCCCGCGATATTCAGCCCAGCCCCATTCCCAAGGACATCCCCATCCAGGACACGGTGTTTACGGCCAACCGCTATATCTCCAACGGCAGTATTCCGGATATCACCCACGTTGTGTACGTGGACCCGGACGGGTACAACAACCTTTCTTCGCACCAGGAGTTGAAACGGGTCGGAACCGTTGTCGGCCGCCTGAATAAACTTCTTCCCAAACGCCAGTTCATTTTGATGGGACCGGGGCGTTGGGGCAGCCGCGGTGACATCAAGCTGGGTGTCAGCGTCACCTATTCAGAAATCAACAACACCGCGGCCCTGGTGGAAGTGGCCAAGAAAAAAGGCAATTACACCCCGGACCTGTCATTCGGCACCCACTTTTTCCAGGACTTGGTCGAGGCGTCCATCCGTTACCTGCCCCTTTATCCCGACGACCCCGACGCGGTGTTCAACGAACGCTTCTTTACATCTCAACCCAATATCCTCAAAGAAATGCTGCCGGAATTCGCTCCCCTGGAAAACGCGGTCCGGGTTATCGACATCCCCTCCGGCAACCGCGGCCGCATTCTGAAGATACTCATGAACGCGGATTTGAACCGTTGCGTGGCCATGCTGGCAGACCCCGGAGTCATGGTCTCCGAGGTTCAGCAACAGGAACCGGCAACCACGACAGGGGGCCGCCATGAAGAGTACTGGCGCTGGCGCTTGCACATGGCCGAACAAATCGCAGGCAAACTGGACGGGAAGCGCTTCGGGGTGCGTAACATCTACCTGTTCGGCAGTACCAAGAACGGCACCGCCGGACCGGGCAGCGACATCGATCTGCTTGTTCATTTTAGCGGCACAAAGAAACAGCGCGAGGAACTTGTGCTCTGGCTGGACGGCTGGAGCCGCGCCTTGGGCGAGATCAACCACCTGCGCACCGGCTACCCGGCAGAAGGCCTGCTGGACATCCACTTTGTGACCGACAAGGACATCGAAAACCGCACCAGTTATGCGGTCAAGATCGGCGCGGTCACCGATGCCGCCCGGCCGCTGGAAATGAAAACAAAAAAAGTTGAAGAGTTGAAAAGGGAAGAAGTTGAAAAAAGGTGA